CTATGTCGATGCGCAAAAATTGGTGGACGAGAAATACAAACAGCGTGATCAATGGATCGAAAGTACGATTCAAAATATTATCAATATGGGATTTTTCTCGTCGGATCGGACGATTTTGGAATATGCAAAGAATATTTGGAAAGTCGAGCCGATTAAACTCAACTGATAAAAAATCCCCGAAAGGGGATTTTTTGTTTTTTTGAATGCCGGTATGAAATTTATGCAGTAAAAAACCGCTCCGAAGAGCGGTTAGTTTTTTTAAAGGTTTTGATTAACCTTTGTAGTTGTAAATATGTGCAACTAAGTCTAATACTTTGTTTGAATAACCGGTTTCGTTATCGTACCAAGATACTAATTTAACGAAAGAATCAGTTAATGCGATACCTGCATCCGCATCAAATACGGAAGTTAAGGTACAACCGTTGAAATCGGTGGAAACTACTGCATCTTCGGTGTAGCCTAAAACGCCTTTTAATTCGCCGTTAAAGGTTTTACCTTCCGCTGCATCTTTAATCGCTTGTTTGATTTGTTCGTAAGTTGCAGGTTTTTCGAGGTTAACGGTTAAGTCAACAACAGATACGTTTGGTGTTGGAACACGGAAGGCCATGCCGGTTAATTTACCGTTTAATGCCGGTAATACTTTACCTACAGCTTTTGCTGCGCCAGTTGAAGACGGAATAATGTTTTGAGATGCACCACGGCCACCTCGCCAGTCTTTCGCAGACGGGCCGTCTACGGTTTTTTGAGTTGCCGTAGTGGCGTGAACAGTGGTCATTAAACCGTCTTTAATACCGAAAGTTTCGTGAACAACACGCGCTAAAGGAGCCAAACAGTTTGTTGTACAAGAGGCATTGGAAACAATGTCTTGACCGGCGTATGCGCCGAAGTTTACGCCGCGTACGAACATCGGTGTTGCGTCTTTAGATGGGCCGGTTAATACCACTTTTTTCGCGCCCGCAGTAATGTGTTTACGTGCGGTTTCATCAGTTAAGAATAAACCGGTTGCTTCAACAGCGATATCTACGCCAATTGCACCCCAGTTTAAGTTTGCCGGATCACGTTCTGAGGTTACACGGATAGTTTTACCGTTAACAACTAAGTTCCCGTTTTTTACTTCAACGGTTCCGTCGAAACGGCCGTGAGTTGAGTCGTATTTCAACATATAAGCCATATATTCGACATCGATTAAGTCGTTGATACCTACCACTTCGATATCATCGCGTTGTTGAGCCGCGCGGAATACGATACGACCAATACGACCAAAACCATTAATACCAATTTTAATAGCCATAAGATTTTCACCTTTTTTAGTTAAGTT
Above is a genomic segment from Aggregatibacter sp. HMT-949 containing:
- the gap gene encoding type I glyceraldehyde-3-phosphate dehydrogenase, whose product is MAIKIGINGFGRIGRIVFRAAQQRDDIEVVGINDLIDVEYMAYMLKYDSTHGRFDGTVEVKNGNLVVNGKTIRVTSERDPANLNWGAIGVDIAVEATGLFLTDETARKHITAGAKKVVLTGPSKDATPMFVRGVNFGAYAGQDIVSNASCTTNCLAPLARVVHETFGIKDGLMTTVHATTATQKTVDGPSAKDWRGGRGASQNIIPSSTGAAKAVGKVLPALNGKLTGMAFRVPTPNVSVVDLTVNLEKPATYEQIKQAIKDAAEGKTFNGELKGVLGYTEDAVVSTDFNGCTLTSVFDADAGIALTDSFVKLVSWYDNETGYSNKVLDLVAHIYNYKG